Below is a genomic region from Sutterella megalosphaeroides.
CCCGAGATCGAACTCGTCAACGTCCAGTACGAACCGACGCCCGGTCTGGCGCGCGTCTTCGGCGAAAGCGCCGTGAAGGCCGCGTACGAAGAAGAGGGTCAAAAGGTCTTCGAAGCGCTTCGCAACACGGTCGAAGCCGCGGAACTCACCGTGAAGACGAAGGTCGCTTTCGGCGACACGGGTCCCGCTCTTGCCAAAGAAGCCGAACGGTTCGGCGCGGACTTGATCGTCATGGGCTCGCGCGGACTCAATCCCGTCAAAGGCTTCTTCCTCGGGTCCTTCACGAATGCCGTCCTCTCGCAGGTGAAGACTCCGGTCCTTCTCGTTCGCAAGCACACGAACGTCGAAAAGCCCGCGCTTCGCATCGGCGTTTGCATCGACGGTTCGGTCTACGGCGAAGCCGCGGTCGAGCACATTCTCAAGAACCACGGTGTTGCGGGGAACGACGTTCGGTACGAACTCATCCACGTGACGGAGCCCTTCTACATCATCACCGACTCGTCCCCCGACATCACGGACGAAATCGGCTCCACCTCGTACGCGAAGGCCTACGAGGAATTGGCCGAGAAGCGCTTCCACGAGGCGGTGGATCCGATCGCCGCAAAGTTCAAGGCGGCGGGCCTTGCGGTCGACTGCGTGCACCTTACGGGGTCGGTGGCCGAAGAGCTCGTCGACTATTCGAAGAACCTCGACCTCCTCGTGATGGGCTCCCACGGGCGCGGCAACTTCACGGCGGCCGTTCTCGGGTCCGTGGCGATGCACGTCGCGGCGGAAACGGATCTTCCGATCCTTGTCATTCGTCGTTGATGTCGACCCCATTGAGGCGATGGAAACGATTGAAACGATGGAGACGAATCGGGGTCGATTTCAGGGAATTCCGATTCGTCTCTTCGAATCTCGGGTGCCCGAAGCATCGTTCCAAAAAAACGATCAAAAAATACTTTCCTTTTTTGACGGACTTCTGCGACAATATCGGAACCGCGAGGAATGCCTCGATAATCCCGATCGAGATCGGTCGGAAATTACAAAATAATTACCACAAGGTGAAGCTATGAAAGTCGAACTCAAAACCGAACTTGACGAGATCCAGAAGGCCGAGCAGCAACTCGCTCAGCGCAAGAACGCCGTGCGCAGTGCCGGTATCGCCGAATGCCGCAAGCTCATCAAAATGCTCGATCTGACGCCGGCCGATATCTTCGGCGAAACCGTGGCCCCCGAAAAAGCGAAGCGCGAACGCGTCGTCTACGTTAATCCCGACGATCCCTCGCAGACCTGCTCGAACTTCGGCCGCAAGCCCGATTGGTTCAAGAAGCTCCGGGCCGAAGGTCGCGAAATTCCGCGTCTTCAGTAAGAAATGTTGAAGGAATCGGAATCCTCGGGCTTTGTTCCAAGCCACCTTCCGATTCTCCTTCGCCCTTTTCCCGGGCTTACGCCCGGGAATCCGCTCCCGCCCGACGGATGATGCGCATCGTCGGGCGGGAGTTTCGTTTTCCGGGCACTCCGGGATCACCTCATAGGCCGAGTCAAGATCCTGAAGCACGGCAACTCAAGCCGCGCCAGGCGGCAGATCTCTTTTTGCTCGGCCTCCATCTCATCGAAGAAGCGATCGCAGTTTTCGTCGTTGGCCATGTCCGCGTCGAGGAGACGGTCGTACGCCTTCGTCCACCGTTCGCATCGTTCGACGAGTTCCTGCGAAAGCGGAAGGTCTTCGTGCTCGATGAATTCGCCGATCGAATTGGTGAAGGCCGGCATGCTGTAGTCGACGTCGACGTAGAGAAAAGGCTGACGTTTCACGGGACGGTCCTCGAAGAATCCCCGCTCGTGAACGCAACCTGCGCAGCCTGTGCAGCCTCTGCGACATCGAGCGGGGAGGAAAAAGGGCGATGCGACGCGTCAACGACGCATCTTCGCCCGACCATCATAGCTTCTTCGCGGCCGATTCACCCGCTATGCGTCCGAACGTGAAGACGTCCGCGAGGGCGTTCCCGCCCACGCGGTTCGTACCGTGGATGCCGCCCGTCACTTCGCCCGCGGCGTAGAGTCCGGGGATCGCCTTCCCGCGACGGTCGACGACGCGGGCCTTGGTGTCGATCCGAACGCCGCCCATCGTGTGGTGGCGCGCCATTACGATGCGCACGGCGTAGAAGGGCGGCTCGGCAATCGCGTGAACGAGCATGTCTTCGTGACGTCCGAAGGAATCCTTCTTCGTTTCGACTGCCCTGTTGTAGTCGTCGAGCGTCGCCTTGAGCGCGTCCGCAGGAACGCCCATGG
It encodes:
- a CDS encoding universal stress protein translates to MRILVPVDGSDQSRHVIHYLGALQRLRAGESPEIELVNVQYEPTPGLARVFGESAVKAAYEEEGQKVFEALRNTVEAAELTVKTKVAFGDTGPALAKEAERFGADLIVMGSRGLNPVKGFFLGSFTNAVLSQVKTPVLLVRKHTNVEKPALRIGVCIDGSVYGEAAVEHILKNHGVAGNDVRYELIHVTEPFYIITDSSPDITDEIGSTSYAKAYEELAEKRFHEAVDPIAAKFKAAGLAVDCVHLTGSVAEELVDYSKNLDLLVMGSHGRGNFTAAVLGSVAMHVAAETDLPILVIRR
- a CDS encoding H-NS histone family protein — encoded protein: MKVELKTELDEIQKAEQQLAQRKNAVRSAGIAECRKLIKMLDLTPADIFGETVAPEKAKRERVVYVNPDDPSQTCSNFGRKPDWFKKLRAEGREIPRLQ